The genomic region CACTGCGTCCTGGTCATCCCGAGAGGACGGAAGATGCGCTCCTGCGAGAACTCGTACACGAATACCGGATACAACCTCCAGGCGATGCTCGTGGAGCGGGTGACCGGACAGACGTTCGACGAGTTCTCGCAGGAGCGCATCTTCCGTCCTCTCGGGATGACCAGGACGCAGTGGCGGGACGATTTCACCGAGATCGTGGACGAGCGCTCCGTCGGCTACCGGCGGAGAGGGGACGGCGAATGGCACATGCTGATGCCGTTCGAGAACGTGCACGGCAACGGCGGTCTGCTCACGACCGTCGGCGACCTCCTCCGGTTCACCCGCAACCTCGACACCGGCGAGGTCGGCGGCCCGGAATTCGTCCGTCTCATGCACGAGGAAGGAACGCTCGACTCCGGGTGGAAGACCGGCTATGCGGGCGGGCTTCGCGTGGGCGAATACAAGGGTGTGCGCGAGGTGTCGCACGGCGGTTCGACCGCCGGGTACCGCGGTTTTCTCACGCGCTATCCGGATCACGGGGTCGCGGTGTCGCTGATGTGCAACGTGGCCGAGGCCAACCCCGGCGGACTCGCCCGCCAGGTGGCGGAACTCTATCTCGCGGAAGCCATGGCCGGGGAACCTCCGGCGGATGCGGCAGGAGTGGATGTCGATCCCGCGGACGTCGCCGCCTTCGCCGGCGGATACCGGGATACGCGAACGGGACAGTACCTGGAGCTGACCGCGGATGGTTCATCCCTGCTCATGAGCGGAGGACCCGGCGGACCGCCGCTCGCGGCCAGCACCGAAACCCGGTTCGCCTCGGCCGCGGGCGTATCCATCGCATTCGAGCGTCCCGCGAGCGCGGGCGACCGTCCCCCCGGCCTCATGGACATGCCCGCCGCGGACGGGGTGCGGATCGAGCCCGTCGGCCCGTTCGAGCCGACGGCGCCCGACCTGGCCGAATACGTGGGCGCCTACCGCAGCGATGAAGCCGAGGTCACGTACTGGTTCGAGGTCGAGGACGGTCGGCTCGTGC from Candidatus Palauibacter australiensis harbors:
- a CDS encoding serine hydrolase, producing HCVLVIPRGRKMRSCENSYTNTGYNLQAMLVERVTGQTFDEFSQERIFRPLGMTRTQWRDDFTEIVDERSVGYRRRGDGEWHMLMPFENVHGNGGLLTTVGDLLRFTRNLDTGEVGGPEFVRLMHEEGTLDSGWKTGYAGGLRVGEYKGVREVSHGGSTAGYRGFLTRYPDHGVAVSLMCNVAEANPGGLARQVAELYLAEAMAGEPPADAAGVDVDPADVAAFAGGYRDTRTGQYLELTADGSSLLMSGGPGGPPLAASTETRFASAAGVSIAFERPASAGDRPPGLMDMPAADGVRIEPVGPFEPTAPDLAEYVGAYRSDEAEVTYWFEVEDGRLVLRDRYGDGSALEPLYADAFGQGSRTFIFRRDETGRVSQAGLSEGRVWDLRFERVE